A genomic region of Nostoc sp. UHCC 0702 contains the following coding sequences:
- a CDS encoding 4Fe-4S binding protein gives MIELVSHQLCINCNVCVQVCPTNVFDSVPNQPPVIARKEDCQTCFMCEAYCPADALYVAPQSHTNVAVNEDDLIESGIMGEYRRILGWGYGRKNNSELDTAHKLRQLPRPYQS, from the coding sequence ATGATCGAGCTTGTCAGCCATCAACTCTGTATCAATTGCAATGTGTGCGTCCAAGTTTGTCCTACCAATGTCTTTGACTCCGTACCCAACCAACCACCAGTGATTGCCCGAAAGGAAGATTGTCAAACTTGTTTTATGTGTGAGGCATATTGTCCTGCGGATGCGCTCTATGTTGCGCCCCAATCTCATACCAATGTTGCAGTCAATGAGGATGATTTAATTGAAAGTGGCATCATGGGTGAATATCGTCGCATCTTGGGTTGGGGATATGGCAGAAAAAACAATAGTGAATTAGATACTGCTCATAAACTGCGCCAACTGCCGCGCCCCTATCAAAGTTAA
- the tnpA gene encoding IS200/IS605 family transposase, with the protein MKVHLVLVTKYRRKAFTSEMLSRLNVVMQELLEKWDCKLVEFNGEEDHVHLLFQYHPDVELSKLVNNLKSVSSRKLRQEFAEHLESFYWKDVFWSGSYFVASCGGVTVSTLRKYIEAQESPTE; encoded by the coding sequence CTGAAAGTACATTTAGTATTAGTTACTAAATATCGGCGTAAAGCATTTACATCTGAGATGCTAAGTAGACTCAATGTTGTAATGCAAGAATTACTAGAAAAGTGGGATTGTAAGCTGGTAGAGTTTAATGGAGAGGAGGATCATGTACATTTGCTTTTCCAATATCATCCAGACGTTGAACTTAGCAAGTTAGTCAATAATCTCAAGTCTGTATCATCTAGAAAACTCCGCCAAGAATTTGCAGAACATCTAGAAAGTTTTTATTGGAAAGACGTATTTTGGAGTGGTTCTTATTTTGTTGCTAGTTGTGGTGGAGTAACAGTCTCTACACTCAGAAAATATATTGAAGCGCAAGAATCCCCTACTGAATAA